TTCTTTTTGAGACTTTATATAACAAATCATCAGATAGTGTTTTAATTATAAAAGACAAAATCATAACTGACTGTAATGAATCAACAAGAAATGTTTTAGGTTTTACTAAAAAAGAGATAGTAAATAAACCCTTACATGATATCGCTCCAGAGTATCAACCAGATAACACTTCTTCTGAAAGACTATTTGATAACAAACTAGAAAAGGTTTTAATCTTTGGTGTTAGTAGTTTTGAAGCAGTACTTTATAACTATCAAATGAAAAAAGTATGGGTAGAGATAGTTTTAACTTCAATTGAGATTGAAAATAGAAGAGTAATTCATACAGTTATTAGAGATATTTCAAATAGAAAAATATTAGAACAAAGACTTGAAGAGTTAAATGCAAACCTAGAAGAGAGAATCAAAAAAGAGATTAGAAAAAATGAAAATAGTACAAAACAACTAATCCAACAAAGTAGACTAGCTCAAATGGGAGAGATGATTTCTATGATTGCTCATCAATGGAGACAACCTCTTGCAGCAATCTCAGCTACTACAAATAACCTACTTGTAAAGCTTATGATTGAAGATAAAGTAAATAAAAAGTCCTTTGAAGAAGAGCTAATTTTAATAACAGAGTATTCAAAACATCTTTCGTCTACTATTGATGACTTTAGAAACTTTTTCAAAACAGATAAAGAGAAAGAAGAGTTTGACTTAGAAGAGGTAATCAAAAAATCAATAAGTATTACAAAAACTTCAATTGAATCAAAAAATATTAAACTAGAAATAGACTTAGAAAAGAACTTAATACTGTTCTCTTATGCAACAGAGATACAACAAGTTATTTTAAATATCATAAAAAATGCAGAAGATATCCTAACAGAAAAAGATATTCCAAATAAAAAAATCTGTATTACTACATACAAAAGAAATGACCATAGTATTATTATCAAAATTCAAGATAATGGTGGTGGAATAGAAGAGTCTCTTATTGAAAAAATCTTTGACCCATACTTCTCAACAAAAAGTGATAAAGATGGTACAGGATTAGGTTTATATATGAGTAGAATCATAATAAATGACCACTGTAAAGGTAATCTAAAAGTTATCAATGAAAATAATGGTGCAACATTTTTAATTGATTTACCTATCTAAAAATAAAGGAAAAAAATGCAAAGTTTAAAAGAATTAGTAGAGTTTAGTAAAGGGTTAAAGATACTTTTTATTGAAGATAATCTTGATGTAAGAGAACAGTTAAACAAACTATTTGAAAACTTTTTTTCCAATATTGATGTATGTTTTAATGGCTTTGAAGCACTAGAAGAGTATAAAAAACATAAAACAGACAATGATAACTTTTATGACTTAGTAATTACAGATATAAGTATGCCCAAACTTGATGGAATAGAGCTTTGCAAAGAGATATTTAAAATAAATAAAGAACAGAAAGTATTAGTGATTTCTGCACACACTGAAAAAGAAAAGATAGCTCAACTAAATGAAATAGGTGTAACACATATACTTCAAAAACCTGTTGAGCATACTAGTTTAATAAGTACTCTTTCAAGCTTAATATCTAGTATTAAAGAGAGTAAATAGAAGAGAATTAAATCTGAAGACTATTCTGATATACTTCTTAAAAATATATGTGAGGTTCAAATGCTAGGACAATGTACACCCTATGGGTTTATAATCAAGTTAGTTATCATATTTTCATTAGCTGTAGTTGCAGTAACTATTACACAATTATTTACTAGTAACTCTATAATAAGTCTTATAGTATTTGTAGTCACCTATGGTGGTGCTGCGTATTTCTATCCTAAAGCTAAAGATTGCCAAATATAACAGGTTGTTGAATTTGTTTTTATAACTTATATTCTTGTGTTTTATAAGCTGTAACCAGATCAGTTTTTCATTAAAAAGATTTTCTATAGGTATTTTTTTATTAACCAGTCAATCAATTAATACATAACATTCTAAATTTCTTTCAATACATACAGCTTTTAATGAATTATTGAATGTATATTTTTCAATCAAATCATTTTTTAAACTTTTTAGATTTATTACTTTTGTATTAATGTTTAAGTCTTTTTTATTATAAAAAACGTATATACCAACATTAGACTAATTAAAACTATTGATATAATTAATTCTATTAACAAAAATGCTTCTTTAGTTTTTATTATGATACCTTATTATTTATACATAGAGTGCATTAGGTCGATTATTTTTAGTCAAACTATCTAAAGTAGCATTATTTTCATTGGTACGTTTTTCATATTTATTTAGAATATCATTCATATAGTTCATTGCATGAAATGGATCCATTTCCCAATCTGTGTAAGTTAAACTATTTTTATAATATTCTGGAAAAGATTTTATTTCATTTATAAACTCTTTTGATTCTACGTAATATTCAATATTCGGAAAGGGTGTACCACCTCCTGAAAAATCTGCTTTAGATTCATAATTTGGCTTCATTCGATTAGGCATTTCTGTGGGCATTTCAAAATCCATCAATGCTAATGGGAAAAAGACATTCTGAAGTTCTGTCGCAGGGTTACTATGTTTTAAATATGATTCTTGAGCCTTGCTAAACATGATTTCATTAAAAACATCATCTTCTGTTAGTTGACTCATTTTCTTTAAATAACCTGCACTACTCTGCAAAGATTTATCCTCTTTCGTCCATTCA
The nucleotide sequence above comes from Arcobacter sp. F155. Encoded proteins:
- a CDS encoding response regulator transcription factor — translated: MQSLKELVEFSKGLKILFIEDNLDVREQLNKLFENFFSNIDVCFNGFEALEEYKKHKTDNDNFYDLVITDISMPKLDGIELCKEIFKINKEQKVLVISAHTEKEKIAQLNEIGVTHILQKPVEHTSLISTLSSLISSIKESK